The DNA region ATGAACGACGTGCGCTTCCGCGTGGGCACCCGCGACCCGGGGAGCGAGAAGTACGTGGGCGAGACCAGCTACTGGGAGATGGCCGAGGGGCAGATCATCGCCGCCGTGGAAGAGGTGGGCCTGCCCTACTCGGTGGAGCCCGGCGACGCCGCCTTCTACGGCCCCAAGCTGGATTTCGTGGTCAAGGACGTGCTGGGCCGCGAGTGGCAGCTGGGCACCATTCAGGTGGACCCCAACCTGCCCGAGCGCTTCGACCTGACCTATGTGGGCGAGGACGGCCAGGACCACCGCCCCATCGTGATTCACCGCGCGCCGTTTGGCAGTCTGGAACGCTTCGTGGGCATTCTGATCGAGCACTACGCCGGGGACTTTCCGCTGTGGCTGGCCCCCCGGCAGGTGATGATCATCCCCATTGCCGACCGCCACAACGAGTATGCCGAGGCCCTGCGCGCCGAACTGCACGCGGCCGGTCTGCGCGCCGAGGTGGACGACAGCAGTAACCGCATGCAGGCCAAGGTGCGCACGGCCGAGCTGAGCAAGATTCCGGTCATGCTGATCGTGGGCGACAGAGAAGCTGAAGCGCGCGAGGTGAGTGTGCGCGAGCGCACGCCCGAGGGCCACAAGGAGCGCAAGGGCGTGGCCTTTGACGACCTGAAAGCCGAGTTGCTGGAGCGCTACAAGAGCCGGGCGTAAACCGGAGCGACCACGCTGAAACGCCAGGGACGGTGCAATCGTCCCTGGCGTTCGTCTGTCGAGGCCCCTTCTTTATGCTTTACGGCACCTGCACTGTGCGCGCCTCTGGGCAGGCGCTACACCCTGCGGCCACGGGCCCCGGGGGCAGCGGCACGACCTGCAGCTGGCTCATGGGCGTCAGGTCGTTGGGGACGGCCAGCAGCATCGCCGCCTCGCGCCCCGCCCGGAGTTCCTTCAGAAACTGCGCCTGGGACGCCACGAAGTTGAGTTGGGCCTGTTCGTCGCCCCACGCGACGACCGGAAAGGAAAGGCGGCCACCATGCGAAGGCACCACCAGCGCCCTCAACTCGGGCAGCCAGACCTGATTTGAAAAGACACGGCGCGGGCTGAAGGTGACCAGTGCGTAAAGGTGCCCGGGACGCGACACCGCCAGGTTCACCCGGTTTTGCAGGGCGGGCCGCAGCGTCGCCGCCGCCCAGGCCCTTGAGGCGAAAGGGGGCTCGCCGGGCGACTCCTGCACCTGGGCGGCGGCCCGGACGGCTGGAAGCAACTTCTGGTCCAGTTCGATTTCCAGGTAGGCCTCAATGGTGCGGAGGTTCATCTGCGTGTCTGGGGCAATGGGCCGCCCAGCCACCCGCACCGCTAAGGTGGAGCCGTCTACCTGCAGCGGCCAGCCCTGCCGCGCCCCCTGGGCCAGCACGCCAGACACGTTCAGGTACCCCCGCCGGCGTCCGGGATACCCCAGCCGCCCCACCTCCACCTCGAAAGGCCGGGCCGACAGCGCGGCGTTTCCTGGCAGCACCAGCGTTTTTTGAAACAGGCCGTGCGTCTGAATCCCCAGACCGCTCAGGAAAGGCCGCGCCTGCGAGCGGTGCATGAGGCCCTGGCTGCGCAGTTCAGACTCAAGGGGCACCCCAGCGCTCTGCAGGGCCACACAGGCCCGGCGCCCCTGACAGGGATTTACCCACTGCGCCGAAGGAAACAACACCTGGTCGACCAGCTGGGTGACCTCAGCCTGCCCCCGGCTGTAGGCATTCGCCACCCAGCTGGTCAGCAGCACCGAGGCGACCAGCACCCCCATGCCCGCCGACCAGCGCCAGTGGGTGCGGCGCAGACCCCGGGCAATGTGGGCCGGCGCGCCCAGTTCCCGCATCGCCTGGGCGCGGGCGTCGGCCTCGGCGGTGGCACCCAGAATCAGTTGCAGTTGCGCGGCCCGCTCATGGATGTGCGAGCGCAACTCGGCTTGGGCGTCGCGGCGGGCCTGACCCCGCAGGCCCCGCGTGGCGGCGCGCACAAAGCGTTCCTCAGGGCTCATGCGAACTCCAGGAAAGGGCGCAGGGCGGCGGCGTGGGCGCGCTGGGCGTCACGCTGGCGGCTCAGTTCGCGCACGCCGCTGTCGGTCAGGTGGTAGTACTTGCGGGGCGGGCCGCCCACGTCGCTGGGCTGCACCTCGGCGCGGATCAGGCCGCGCTTTTCCAGGCGGTGCAGGGCCGGGTACAGCGTGCCCTCCTTGAAGCTGAAGTGGCCGCCCGTCCTGTTCTGCACGTCCTGAATGATGCGCAGGCCATACAGCGCCCCCCCTTCCAGGCTGGCCAGCAGCAGGAATTCCAGGCTGCCGCGCAACAAGTTACCGTCCAGATCTCTACTTTGCATGACTATAGAGTGACACAAAAAAGAGGCAGACCATGCCTGGTCTGCCCTCCTCTCGCCCTCAACTCAGCGCAGGGTCCTGAGCCGCGCGTCAATCACACTGCTGGCCGAGGGCGTGGCCCGGGTAATGGCCCGCACCACGGCCTGCTCTTCGGGGCTGCGGTAATCCAGCAGCTTCACGCCGTTCAGAAACACCGTGGGGGTCCCGCGCACGCCCAGCGCCTGCCCGGCCTTGTACTGCGCCTCCACGCTGGTCTTGAAGGTGCGCTGGCCCAGACAGGTCTTGAAGGCGGCGGTGTCCAGCCCCGCCGTCTTGGCGTAGGCGCTGTAGCGGCCCGGGGCGTCCTTGGGGTCCAGGCGCGTCCAGCTGCTGAACTGGTCGAACAGCACGTCGGCGTAGGGCCAGAACTTGCCCTGGGCGCCGGCGCATTCGCTGGCCTCGGCGGCGCTGAAGGCATTCTTGTGAAAGTCCAGCGGAAACTGGTAATGCGCCGTGCGGTACACCCCCGCCTGCCCTTCCCAGCCGGGCAGCGCCGTGTCCCACAGCTGCTTGCAATAGGGGCACTGAAAATCGCTGAAGATGCGCAGGGTGTTGGGGGCGCCCACGCTCCCCGTCACGTTCTTCGTGGCCGGAAAGGCGCTGTCCGGCCAGATCTGCACGGCCGTGTAGGCGCGGTAGCGCGTGGCGGCCCCTTCCCCACTCGCCTTGATCACAAAAAAGTCGGTGGCGTTCTCGTCGCTGAAATCCTGCAGGCCCTTGCGGAGCTGCGCCAGCACCTGCGGTTGCCCCAGGCTCTGGGCCAGCCGGGGCACGTCGGCTTCCCCCATCCCCCAGCCCACCGCAATCCCGCGCGCCAGATCGTTCAGGTTGTCGGTTTCGGTCAGCACGCCCACCACATGACCACCCGCCACGTCCAGGGTGATCGTGGTGGCGCCCCGGCGCAGCACCGGGCCGTCCGGAGCAAAGCCTTTGAGGATGGGCTGGGCCACCGTTTCCTGCGGGGTGGACAGCAGTTGGGCCTGCGCAGCGCCCCCCAGACTCAGCATCAGGGCGGCGCCCCGCAGGGCAGCAGACAGAGAGAAACGCTTCACCCGCCCAGTGTAGAACAGCCCTTAGCGGCGCTCTGCCGCCCCCTCGGTCAGCACCTGTTTCAGGAGGTCCGGCCGGTCGGTGATGATGCCGTCCACGCCCATGGCGATCAGGCGGCGCATCTCGGCGGGGTCGTTGATGGTCCATACCTGCACGGCAATGCCGCGCGCGTGCATGGCGCGCACGAAGCCCGGCGTGACCACCTCGATGCCGCCGGCCCGCACCGGCACCTGCGCCACGCGCCCCGGTGCAGGGGCCAGGGCGGCCAGGCCCACCTTGCTCAGCAGCACCAGGGGCCGCAATTCGCGCTCGGTCATGGAGGTCATGACTTCCGGGCACACCCGGCGGAACTCATTCAGGGCCTCGTCGCTGAAGCTCGCAGCAATCACGCGCCCGGTGGCGCCGGCGCCGCGCAGCGCCTTGCAAAAGGGCGCGGCGATGCTGGGCCGGGTCTGCTTGAGTTCAATGATCAGGGGAAGGTTGGGAAAGGCTGTCAGCACCTCGTCCAGCTGCGCCACCTGCACTCCCTGGCCCCGGAAGGGAAAGGTCTGGCCGCTGTCGGTGGA from Deinococcus arcticus includes:
- a CDS encoding permease prefix domain 1-containing protein gives rise to the protein MSPEERFVRAATRGLRGQARRDAQAELRSHIHERAAQLQLILGATAEADARAQAMRELGAPAHIARGLRRTHWRWSAGMGVLVASVLLTSWVANAYSRGQAEVTQLVDQVLFPSAQWVNPCQGRRACVALQSAGVPLESELRSQGLMHRSQARPFLSGLGIQTHGLFQKTLVLPGNAALSARPFEVEVGRLGYPGRRRGYLNVSGVLAQGARQGWPLQVDGSTLAVRVAGRPIAPDTQMNLRTIEAYLEIELDQKLLPAVRAAAQVQESPGEPPFASRAWAAATLRPALQNRVNLAVSRPGHLYALVTFSPRRVFSNQVWLPELRALVVPSHGGRLSFPVVAWGDEQAQLNFVASQAQFLKELRAGREAAMLLAVPNDLTPMSQLQVVPLPPGPVAAGCSACPEARTVQVP
- a CDS encoding PadR family transcriptional regulator, yielding MQSRDLDGNLLRGSLEFLLLASLEGGALYGLRIIQDVQNRTGGHFSFKEGTLYPALHRLEKRGLIRAEVQPSDVGGPPRKYYHLTDSGVRELSRQRDAQRAHAAALRPFLEFA
- a CDS encoding DsbA family protein — translated: MKRFSLSAALRGAALMLSLGGAAQAQLLSTPQETVAQPILKGFAPDGPVLRRGATTITLDVAGGHVVGVLTETDNLNDLARGIAVGWGMGEADVPRLAQSLGQPQVLAQLRKGLQDFSDENATDFFVIKASGEGAATRYRAYTAVQIWPDSAFPATKNVTGSVGAPNTLRIFSDFQCPYCKQLWDTALPGWEGQAGVYRTAHYQFPLDFHKNAFSAAEASECAGAQGKFWPYADVLFDQFSSWTRLDPKDAPGRYSAYAKTAGLDTAAFKTCLGQRTFKTSVEAQYKAGQALGVRGTPTVFLNGVKLLDYRSPEEQAVVRAITRATPSASSVIDARLRTLR
- a CDS encoding glycerophosphodiester phosphodiesterase, whose translation is MHNRWVGAALAGVLVSCGAGQAPDNPFVTGTTLNIAHQGGELLWPSNTLLAYRNAAALGVDLLEMDMHATRDGVLVLSHDATLDRLTDRQGRIADLTLAEVLAADAGYALSTDSGQTFPFRGQGVQVAQLDEVLTAFPNLPLIIELKQTRPSIAAPFCKALRGAGATGRVIAASFSDEALNEFRRVCPEVMTSMTERELRPLVLLSKVGLAALAPAPGRVAQVPVRAGGIEVVTPGFVRAMHARGIAVQVWTINDPAEMRRLIAMGVDGIITDRPDLLKQVLTEGAAERR